A DNA window from Centroberyx gerrardi isolate f3 chromosome 3, fCenGer3.hap1.cur.20231027, whole genome shotgun sequence contains the following coding sequences:
- the LOC139922461 gene encoding uncharacterized protein LOC139922461: MLNNMDLNAKDSFYPQFENCNSSSLGMENSVRKDNQEVYVDAERGVPAQFGHEGTPVTLKTEASNSEFAFNPCECPKDTYTPSSLAYSGSFYVEASQGAPCSTETLLNMITEIVGISTLPISEVQQSGNGRGTYPSPAPMESSHGNFGDPGVKRQPYTCSGPTPPGFSPDQTCPRYADDQAGSQTQDPASSQLSFGSSRAPNQKKVEPKSEAASFPVVVKNEFESSCYEWGTFNKSDCLETGFQTETFPMSSDFPPDQPMDVKELLDTFPPICPNPDMEFKVEGGIKQEPCFSDTCSQSYSSPLYTNYPPPPMGLSSNLKPVTFPVELPQPSNQCDSLYTSPALPSTIDSILYSSLLPDSFAQSYTRVTKPPRARKSPAASHGPAKEKPFTCPMESCDRRFSRSDELNRHIRIHTGHKPFQCRICLRSFSRSDHLTTHTRTHTGEKPFSCDVCGKRFARSDERKRHGRVHLKQKEKMEIKPQVATSAWPFTLPEGI, from the exons ATGTTGAACAATATGGATTTGAATGCTAAAGATTCTTTCTACCCCCAGTTTGAGAATTGCAACAGTTCTTCCCTGGGAATGGAAAATAGCGTGCGAAAAGATAACCAGGAGGTGTATGTCGATGCAGAGCGGGGGGTACCTGCCCAGTTTGGCCACG AGGGAACCCCTGTAACCCTCAAAACCGAAGCCTCCAACTCGGAATTTGCTTTTAACCCCTGCGAGTGCCCAAAAGACACCtacaccccctcctccctcgcctACTCCGGCAGTTTCTATGTTGAAGCATCTCAGGGGGCGCCGTGCAGCACCGAAACACTTCTCAACATGATCACAGAGATCGTTGGTATATCTACATTACCGATCTCAGAAGTGCAACAGAGCGGCAATGGCCGGGGAACTTATCCGTCGCCTGCGCCGATGGAAAGCAGCCACGGCAATTTTGGAGACCCCGGCGTCAAGAGGCAACCCTACACCTGCTCCGGACCCACTCCCCCCGGGTTCTCTCCTGACCAGACGTGCCCGAGGTACGCTGATGACCAGGCCGGGAGCCAGACTCAAGACCCCGCCTCTTCACAGCTGAGCTTCGGCTCCTCCCGAGCTCCAAACCAGAAGAAGGTTGAGCCAAAGTCGGAAGCCGCGTCTTTCCCTGTAGTGGTCAAGAACGAGTTTGAAAGCAGCTGCTATGAGTGGGGCACGTTCAATAAGTCTGACTGTTTGGAAACGGGCTTCCAGACAGAAACCTTCCCGATGTCAAGTGACTTCCCCCCTGACCAGCCAATGGATGTAAAGGAACTCTTGGACACATTCCCCCCAATTTGCCCCAACCCAGATATGGAGTTTAAAGTGGAGGGGGGTATAAAGCAGGAGCCGTGTTTCTCTGACACCTGTTCTCAGAGCTACTCCAGTCCTCTCTACACTAACTACCCGCCACCGCCGATGGGCCTCTCATCCAACCTGAAACCAGTCACATTCCCCGTTGAACTTCCACAACCGTCCAATCAGTGCGATTCCTTATACACATCACCAGCTTTACCGAGCACCATAGACTCCATCCTGTATTCTTCCTTGCTGCCAGACTCATTTGCCCAAAGTTACACCCGTGTGACGAAGCCCCCCCGGGCCAGAAAGAGCCCCGCCGCCTCTCACGGCCCAGCCAAAGAGAAACCCTTCACCTGCCCCATGGAGAGCTGCGACCGGCGCTTTTCCCGCTCGGACGAGCTGAACCGGCACATTCGCATCCACACGGGCCACAAACCCTTCCAGTGCCGCATCTGTTTGCGCAGTTTCAGCCGTAGCGATCACCTTACCACCCACACCAGGACTCACACTGGAGAGAAGCCGTTTTCCTGCGACGTCTGCGGCAAACGTTTCGCCCGCAGCGACGAGAGGAAACGACACGGACGCGTACACCTGAAACAGAAggagaaaatggaaataaagcCACAGGTTGCCACCAGTGCATGGCCGTTCACTCTTCCCGAGGGAATCTGA
- the mogs gene encoding mannosyl-oligosaccharide glucosidase, with the protein MGRQRKRVVTGEAAPPPRKDEKPTAFHRKEKKKKVDIGKVFINISIGLCIFSLIWFFYALYMRSTLAKRVVTLHPSPCVLDANSTNAKVSPERFWGSYRPQVYFGMKTRSPRSVVTGLMWMRQFSDIDVNLRHTCEQGDRLPGYSWLMHDGLTFGVQEVRDNDFTLTTEFVKRMGGDHGGDWTWRITAKQHSSAPHAPVVSLMFYAAADTQGSLEAHVEERNRLGSITGFSEELGNFKITFRKPVTGELSSVKYASYNYLQTVTPGLEKLTDIVKNSLNRRFVYSPPSGEKRHYIAVDTYKPPHHQHQQKPADTRKESDFVVHQVTVQTPFQIEVLFESGSFRSRPNQLVGTTMTEELEKRKAAFDAKFEKTFGLESKGFSQPHVKFSKAALSNMLGGMGYFYGQSVVQSLYNEYPLLYPEGALFTAVPSRSFFPRGFLWDEGFHQLLLSKWDPQVTREATAHWLDLMNMEGWIPREQILGDEARSKVPAEFVVQRNENANPPTLFLALQELIEQLPSNPGTAASQPTLPFLRRLFPRLKTWFEWYNTTQSGPLPNSYRWRGRDKDTNLFLNPKTLTSGLDDYPRASHPSADERHVDLHCWMALASGIMASIARHLGEPHQEYEHTHQVLTDNNLLNELHWSEQLRAFSDFGNHTQSVSLQQEKVYVPPGQPRHQFPVARLVRSVRRAPKLQYVNALGYVSLFPFLLHILKPDSPKLEHIFRDMRDSDKLWTPYGLRSLSRADPLYMKRNTEHDAPYWRGPVWININFLAVRALHHYGNTEGPYQEKAAALYQELRTNVINNVYRQYAETGYIWEQYSDSTGRGQGSHPFTGWSALTVLMMAEQY; encoded by the exons ATGggcaggcagaggaagagggtggTGACCGGTGAAGCTGCTCCCCCTCCAAGGAAAGATGAGAAGCCCACTGCATTTCACCgcaaggagaagaaaaagaaagttgaCATTGGCAAAGTCTTCATCAACATTTCCATCGGTCTTTGCATATTCAGCCTCATTTGGTTCTTTTATGCCCTGTACATGCGGTCCACCCTTGCTAAACGGGTGGTGACTCTGCATCCTTCACCCTGTGTCCTTGATGCCAATAGCACCAATGCGAAGGTATCGCCTGAGAGGTTCTGGGGTTCATACAGGCCTCAGGTCTACTTTGGCATGAAGACCAGGAGTCCCAGATCAGTTGTGACAG GTTTGATGTGGATGCGTCAGTTTTCCGACATCGACGTGAACCTGAGGCACACTTGTGAGCAGGGTGACCGTTTGCCAGGCTACAGCTGGCTGATGCATGATGGGCTCACCTTTGGCGTGCAGGAAGTCCGGGACAATGACTTCACCCTGACCACGGAGTTTGTCAAGAGGATGGGTGGGGACCATGGAGGAGACTGGACCTGGAGGATCACTGCCAAACAGCAT AGTTCTGCCCCTCACGCGCCAGTCGTCTCCCTGATGTTCTACGCAGCAGCAGATACTCAAGGTTCCCTGGAGGCCCATGTGGAGGAAAGAAACCGCCTGGGGTCCATCACAGGGTTCTCCGAAGAGCTTGGAAACTTCAAGATCACCTTCCGCAAACCTGTCACTGGGGAGTTGTCCAGTGTTAAATATGCCAG CTATAACTATCTTCAGACTGTTACTCCCGGCTTGGAGAAGCTGACTGACATTGTGAAGAACAGTCTCAACCGCAGGTTTGTCTACAGTCCTCCTTCTGGTGAGAAGAGGCATTACATTGCTGTAGACACCTACAAGCCTccccaccaccaacaccaacagAAACCTGCTGACACCAGGAAAGAGAGTGACTTTGTGGTTCACCAGGTGACTGTCCAGACGCCTTTCCAGATCGAAGTTCTGTTTGAGTCTGGAAGCTTCCGCAGCCGCCCCAACCAACTGGTGGGGACGACCATGACcgaggagctggagaagaggAAAGCTGCGTTTGATGCTAAGTTCGAGAAGACTTTTGGCCTTGAGAGCAAAGGTTTTAGCCAGCCACATGTCAAGTTTAGCAAGGCAGCACTCAGCAACATGTTGGGTGGAATGGGCTACTTTTATGGCCAGTCGGTGGTCCAGTCGCTCTACAATGAATACCCGCTCCTGTACCCTGAAGGCGCATTATTTACTGCCGTTCCATCACGCTCTTTCTTCCCTAGAGGATTCCTTTGGGACGAGGGGTTTCACCAGCTGCTGCTGAGCAAGTGGGACCCCCAGGTGACACGGGAGGCCACTGCCCATTGGCTAGACCTTATGAATATGGAGGGCTGGATCCCCCGTGAGCAGATCCTCGGAGATGAGGCTCGCAGTAAAGTCCCAGCAGAGTTTGTAGTCCAGCGGAATGAGAACGCCAACCCACCCACTCTCTTCTTGGCTCTTCAGGAACTTATTGAACAGCTCCCTTCAAATCCGGGCACGGCAGCATCTCAACCGACATTGCCTTTCCTCCGACGGCTCTTCCCCAGACTCAAAACCTGGTTTGAATGGTACAACACCACACAGTCAGGGCCCCTACCCAACTCTTACCGCTGGCGTGGACGTGACAAGGACACCAATTTGTTCCTCAATCCCAAAACCTTGACGTCTGGGCTGGATGACTACCCACGGGCCTCACACCCCTCAGCAGATGAGCGCCACGTGGATTTGCACTGCTGGATGGCATTGGCCTCAGGCATCATGGCTAGTATAGCACGGCACCTAGGTGAGCCCCATCAGGAGTATGAGCACACCCACCAGGTGCTCACTGACAACAATCTGCTGAACGAGCTCCACTGGTCAGAACAACTCCGTGCTTTCAGTGACTTTGGCAACCACACCCAGTCTGTGTCCTTGCAGCAGGAGAAGGTATATGTCCCTCCTGGGCAGCCGCGCCATCAGTTCCCTGTGGCACGCCTCGTGCGCTCTGTCCGCCGGGCCCCcaagctacagtatgttaacgCTCTAGGTTATGTTAGCTTGTTCCCCTTCCTACTGCACATCCTCAAGCCTGACTCACCCAAACTAGAGCATATCTTTCGAGACATGAGAGACTCCGATAAGCTGTGGACACCGTACGGCCTGCGCTCACTCTCCAGGGCCGATCCCCTGTATATGAAGCGAAACACAGAGCACGATGCCCCCTACTGGAGGGGACCAGTATGGATCAACATCAACTTTTTGGCAGTCAGAGCCCTGCACCACTACGGCAACACCGAAGGGCCATATCAGGAGAAGGCAGCTGCCCTTTACCAGGAACTCAGGACTAATGTTATCAACAATGTTTACAGACAATATGCTGAGACAGGGTATATCTGGGAACAGTACAGTGACAGCACTGGCAGGGGCCAAGGAAGCCACCCCTTCACTGGCTGGTCAGCCCTGACAGTATTAATGATGGCCGAACAGTACTGA
- the pdcd4a gene encoding programmed cell death protein 4a produces MATEVETWATAQKHDGAFSFDDNQANAEHPYSDDDGLNEAEVNGNWTPQEKALHEARLKAKAKRRLRKSSSRNSTSESISESGELAGTDPHSPKGKLNANDRKSRTGKGRGLPKKGGAGGKGVWGAAGMVYEVEEPDVRDPNYDESAQGDTVYATVVPELDEKELEKTVNPIVQEYFEHGDTKEVQMLLKELNLGPNKFEFSSLAVSLSLEGKASHRELTSRLLSDLSGKVMSQADMARAFDKMLKELPDLILDTPEAPQMLGQFIARAIADHVLSMAFLDRYKGKVDCDHARAALDRAAVLLSMKREIVRLDNVWGVGGGLRPVKHLIKEMNLLLKEYLISGEVSEAEHCLRDLEVPHFHHELVYEAVVMVLESKGDTAIHMMVKLLQAFWKTGLITVDQMNRGFQRVYDELPEINLDVPHAHSIMETFVDLCYQESVITKQLRDACPSRGRKRFVSEGDGGVIKN; encoded by the exons GGGCGTTCTCCTTTGACGACAACCAGGCGAATGCCGAGCATCCCTATAGTGACGACGACGGGCTGAATGAGGCGGAGGTCAACGGCAACTGGACGCCCCAGGAGAAAGCTCTCCATGAGGCACGGCTCAAAGCTAAAGCTAAGCGTCGCCTGCGCAAGTCCTCGTCCCGCAATTCCACCAGCGAGTCGATTTCTGAATCGGGGGAGTTGGCGGGGACCGATCCACACAGTCCCAAGGGTAAACTCAACGCCAACGACCGCAAGTCCAGGACTGGCAAAGGCCGGGGCCTACCCAAAAAAG GTGGGGCGGGTGGTAAAGGAGTGTGGGGGGCTGCGGGGATGGTCTACGAAGTGGAGGAGCCAGACGTACGGGACCCCAACTATGATGAATCTGCTCAG GGGGACACAGTTTATGCAACAGTTGTGCCAGAGCTAGATGAGAAGGAACTGGAAAAAACGGTCAACCCAATTGTACAGGAGTACTTTGAGCATGGAGACACAAAAGAGGTCCAG ATGTTGCTGAAGGAGCTGAACCTGGGCCCCAATAAGTTTGAGTTCTCCTCCCTGGCCGTGTCCCTGTCCCTCGAAGGCAAGGCCAGCCACAGAGAGCTGACCTCCCGCCTGCTGTCCGACCTGTCGGGCAAGGTGATGTCACAAGCTGACATGGCCCGTGCCTTTGACAAGATGCTCAAAGAGCTGCCAGACCTCATACTGGACACGCCGGAGGCTCCACAG ATGTTGGGCCAGTTTATAGCCAGAGCCATAGCAGACCATGTCCTCTCCATGGCTTTCCTGGACCGCTACAAGGGCAAAGTGGACTGTGACCATGCCAG AGCGGCTTTAGACCGCGCTGCAGTGCTGCTGTccatgaagagagagatagttCGACTAGATAATGTGTGGGGCGTGGGTGGAGGCCTTAGACCTGTCAAACATCTCATTAAAGAG ATGAACCTCCTGCTGAAGGAGTACCTGATATCAGGAGAGGTGTCCGAGGCAGAACACTGTCTGCGGGACCTGGAAGTCCCCCACTTCCACCATGAGCTGGTCTATGAG GCTGTAGTGATGGTGCTGGAGTCCAAAGGAGACACGGCCATCCATATGATGGTGAAGCTGCTGCAGGCCTTCTGGAAGACGGGCCTCATCACTGTGGATCAGATGAACAGG GGTTTCCAGCGTGTGTACGACGAACTCCCTGAAATCAACCTTGATGTGCCACATGCCCACTCCATCATGGAGACCTTTGTGGATCTGTGCTACCAGGAGTCTGTCATCACCAAACAGCTGAGGGATGCCTGTCCCTCCAG AGGGCGAAAGCGTTTTGTGAgcgagggagatggaggagtgaTCAAGAACTAa